In Xenorhabdus poinarii G6, the following are encoded in one genomic region:
- the trhP gene encoding prephenate-dependent tRNA uridine(34) hydroxylase TrhP, whose translation MLTPELLSPAGSLKNMRYAFAYGADAIYAGQPRYSLRVRNNEFNHETLAQGIKEAHDLGKRFYVVVNIAPHNAKLKTFIRDLKPVVEMKPDALIMSDPGLIMMVREAFPEIEIHLSVQANAVNWATVKFWQQMGLTRVILSRELSLEEIAEIRQQVPDMELEVFVHGALCMAYSGRCLLSGYINKRDPNQGTCTNACRWEYNVQEGKEDTVGNIVHMHDPIPVKNLDPTLGQGAPTDKVFMIEEAKRPGEYMSAFEDEHGTYIMNSKDLRAIEHVEKLTTMGVHSLKIEGRTKSFYYCARTAQVYRRAIEDAVAGKPFDPTLMTTLEGLAHRGYTEGFLRRHTHDAYQTYEYGYSVSDTQQFVGELTGKRVNGLAEVAVKNKFLVGDYLELMTPAGNINFTLASMTNKKGQPIEIAPGDGHIVYLPIPEEIKLDYALLVRYLKSGNTRKPHPQE comes from the coding sequence ATGTTGACTCCAGAATTACTTTCTCCTGCCGGCTCGTTGAAAAACATGCGTTATGCATTCGCTTATGGTGCCGATGCCATTTATGCCGGACAGCCCCGCTATAGCCTGCGTGTTCGTAATAATGAATTTAACCACGAAACACTGGCGCAAGGGATTAAAGAAGCGCACGACTTGGGTAAACGTTTTTACGTCGTCGTGAATATCGCCCCCCATAATGCAAAACTGAAAACGTTTATCCGTGATTTAAAGCCCGTCGTGGAAATGAAGCCTGATGCGCTGATTATGTCCGATCCAGGCTTGATTATGATGGTACGGGAAGCCTTTCCTGAAATTGAGATTCATCTTTCAGTCCAGGCTAACGCAGTCAACTGGGCAACTGTCAAATTCTGGCAACAGATGGGACTGACGCGGGTTATTCTCTCCCGTGAACTCTCACTGGAAGAAATCGCTGAAATCCGCCAGCAAGTGCCCGATATGGAGCTTGAAGTTTTTGTGCATGGTGCCCTTTGTATGGCTTACTCCGGGCGTTGCCTGTTATCCGGTTATATCAACAAACGCGATCCTAACCAGGGGACTTGCACCAATGCCTGTCGTTGGGAGTACAATGTACAGGAAGGCAAGGAAGATACTGTCGGCAATATTGTCCATATGCACGATCCCATCCCGGTGAAAAATCTTGACCCCACATTGGGTCAAGGTGCGCCCACGGACAAGGTATTCATGATAGAAGAAGCCAAACGCCCTGGCGAATATATGTCCGCGTTTGAAGATGAACATGGCACTTATATCATGAACTCTAAAGACTTACGCGCAATTGAACATGTGGAAAAATTAACAACGATGGGGGTTCACTCCCTGAAAATCGAAGGCCGTACCAAATCTTTCTATTATTGTGCCCGTACCGCTCAAGTCTATCGTCGGGCAATAGAGGATGCCGTTGCCGGAAAACCTTTCGATCCAACGTTAATGACCACCCTGGAAGGCCTGGCACATCGAGGCTATACCGAAGGTTTTCTGCGTCGTCATACCCATGATGCCTACCAGACTTACGAATATGGCTATTCCGTGTCGGATACACAACAATTCGTTGGCGAACTAACTGGCAAGCGGGTCAATGGGTTAGCTGAAGTTGCGGTGAAGAATAAATTTCTTGTTGGGGATTATTTGGAACTCATGACCCCGGCAGGTAATATCAACTTTACGTTAGCATCCATGACAAATAAAAAAGGCCAGCCGATAGAAATTGCGCCCGGCGATGGACATATCGTTTATCTGCCTATTCCTGAAGAAATCAAGCTGGATTATGCTTTGCTTGTCCGATATTTAAAAAGCGGCAATACAAGAAAACCTCACCCACAAGAATGA
- the fbaB gene encoding class I fructose-bisphosphate aldolase, giving the protein MTNIAKLLGKDAENLLQHQCNTLPRENLYLPGSDFVDRVMLENNRPNTVLRSMQTLLNHGRLAGTGYLSILPVDQGVEHSASASFAANPLYFDPKNIVELAIEAGCNCVASTYGVLASVSRRYAHKIPFLVKLNHNETLTYPAQYDQTLYASVEQAFNLGAIAVGATIYYGSPESRRQIEEISAAFERAHELGMVTVLWAYLRNPAFKKNGVDYHTSADLTGQANHLAVTIGADIVKQKMAETNGGYTAIGFGHTDKRVYDNLTTEHPIDLVRYQLANCYMGRAGLINSGGASGDNDLSDSVRTAVINKRAGGMGLILGRKAFKKSMKDGVELIQSVQDVYLDKTITIA; this is encoded by the coding sequence ATGACGAATATCGCTAAATTGTTAGGAAAAGACGCAGAGAATTTATTACAACATCAATGCAATACATTGCCACGTGAAAATCTCTATCTCCCGGGGAGCGATTTTGTTGATAGAGTAATGCTTGAAAATAACCGCCCCAATACCGTACTCCGTTCCATGCAAACCTTACTGAATCATGGCCGTCTGGCAGGGACGGGTTATCTTTCAATTTTGCCTGTGGATCAAGGCGTTGAACATTCTGCCAGCGCTTCTTTTGCGGCCAATCCTCTCTATTTTGATCCCAAAAATATCGTTGAACTGGCCATTGAAGCTGGCTGTAATTGTGTGGCTTCCACTTACGGTGTTCTGGCATCTGTTTCTCGTCGTTATGCACATAAGATCCCATTTCTGGTTAAGCTTAACCACAATGAGACGTTGACCTATCCGGCACAATATGATCAAACTTTGTATGCCAGCGTCGAACAAGCATTTAATCTGGGCGCCATTGCGGTAGGCGCAACAATCTATTACGGCTCCCCCGAATCACGCCGCCAAATAGAAGAAATTTCAGCCGCATTCGAACGTGCTCACGAACTAGGCATGGTGACCGTCTTATGGGCTTATTTACGCAATCCGGCTTTCAAGAAAAACGGGGTTGATTATCACACCAGCGCCGATTTAACTGGTCAGGCAAACCATCTGGCAGTCACGATCGGTGCCGACATCGTGAAACAAAAAATGGCTGAAACAAATGGTGGCTATACTGCGATTGGGTTCGGGCATACAGATAAACGCGTCTACGACAATCTGACCACTGAACATCCGATTGATCTCGTTCGTTATCAACTGGCTAACTGCTATATGGGCCGGGCGGGATTAATCAATTCAGGCGGCGCATCTGGAGATAATGATTTAAGTGACTCAGTCCGCACGGCTGTTATCAATAAACGAGCCGGTGGCATGGGATTGATCCTTGGCCGTAAAGCGTTCAAAAAATCGATGAAAGACGGTGTTGAATTGATCCAATCCGTACAGGATGTCTATCTCGATAAGACAATCACTATCGCCTAA
- the mgrB gene encoding PhoP/PhoQ regulator MgrB — MCLFLYLLALDIHCQQGEDVVEFGVCSITRYLPF, encoded by the coding sequence ATGTGTTTGTTTTTGTATCTGTTAGCGTTAGACATACATTGTCAGCAAGGTGAGGATGTCGTCGAATTTGGTGTTTGCTCCATCACCCGATACTTACCTTTTTGA
- a CDS encoding helix-turn-helix domain-containing protein: protein MTQDNHLALVYALSKWIENHLGRVIHLEELAAYSGYSLWHMQKIFKEVTGISLGKYIRQRRLAGAVALLRNSSLPIFDIALDFGFGSQSHFTYMFRKEYGITPYDFRQSTDIELEVKLPLHLTDNGGS, encoded by the coding sequence ATGACACAAGATAACCACTTAGCACTTGTATACGCACTGAGTAAATGGATAGAAAACCATCTTGGCCGTGTCATTCATCTTGAAGAGCTTGCTGCTTACTCTGGCTACTCACTTTGGCATATGCAGAAAATATTCAAGGAAGTGACCGGCATATCTCTTGGAAAATACATCCGTCAGCGGCGCTTGGCGGGTGCTGTTGCGCTATTAAGAAATAGTTCTTTGCCTATTTTTGACATCGCCCTGGATTTCGGCTTTGGCTCTCAATCCCATTTCACCTATATGTTCCGTAAAGAATACGGCATTACGCCTTACGATTTTCGTCAAAGTACAGATATTGAACTTGAAGTTAAGCTTCCATTACATCTCACTGACAACGGCGGATCATGA
- the baeS gene encoding two-component system sensor histidine kinase BaeS: MRIGISSKLFLTIFATCMLVLVTMHWGIHLSFQHGFIGYIKQNSQMRANRLAEALTEQYQRYGNWHFLTQNDRVIFQIIRTIEQGNDPHQQAKSHGWRPQFWIVDTQMNRLVGHESDIPAESYRKPVSYKNNVVGWVIVSASDKITRRADISFAHQQQFTSWIIVGFSTLLALVVTFLLSRGLLRPVKRLVEGTHKLTAGDFSVRVRPSSHDEIGKLASDFNQLASTLEKNEQMRRDYMADISHELRTPLSVLRGELEALQDGVRKPTQETIHSLLTEVATLTKLVDDLHLLSLSNRGSLTYRKVAVNVSALLQKSVTGYQSRFTDKQIALALTVNENVTLFADPNRLTQLFHNLLENSLRYTSEHGKVIIRTYTVQQKWILDLQDSAPGLTAEQCQRVFERFYRSESSRNRTSGGSGLGLAICYNIVEAHDGIIRAEISPLGGIKIHVELPLIKSSELETSSFI; this comes from the coding sequence ATGAGAATCGGTATCAGCAGCAAACTTTTTCTGACCATTTTTGCTACATGTATGCTGGTCCTGGTCACCATGCACTGGGGCATTCATCTCAGTTTTCAGCATGGTTTTATTGGCTATATCAAGCAAAATAGCCAAATGCGGGCGAACAGGCTAGCTGAAGCGTTGACAGAGCAATACCAGCGATACGGCAATTGGCATTTTCTGACCCAAAATGATCGGGTGATATTTCAGATTATCCGCACAATTGAACAAGGTAACGATCCCCATCAACAAGCCAAATCTCATGGTTGGCGTCCCCAATTTTGGATTGTGGATACTCAGATGAATCGTTTAGTGGGGCATGAAAGTGACATTCCGGCAGAAAGTTATCGCAAACCCGTCAGCTACAAAAATAATGTGGTCGGTTGGGTGATTGTCAGCGCATCGGACAAAATTACCCGTCGTGCTGATATTAGCTTCGCCCACCAGCAACAATTCACCAGTTGGATAATTGTCGGTTTTTCAACATTATTGGCCCTGGTTGTCACTTTTCTGCTCTCCCGTGGCCTGTTAAGACCGGTAAAACGGCTTGTGGAAGGTACGCACAAACTTACCGCAGGTGATTTCAGTGTGCGTGTCAGGCCATCCAGTCACGATGAGATCGGTAAATTGGCATCCGATTTTAACCAATTAGCCAGTACGCTGGAAAAAAATGAACAGATGCGCCGTGATTATATGGCAGATATTTCCCATGAACTCCGCACTCCCCTGTCTGTTCTGCGTGGTGAGCTGGAAGCGTTGCAAGATGGGGTACGAAAGCCCACTCAGGAAACGATCCACTCTTTGCTCACGGAAGTGGCCACCCTGACGAAGCTGGTTGACGATCTGCATTTATTATCCCTTTCTAATCGTGGTTCCCTCACTTATAGAAAAGTGGCGGTGAATGTCAGTGCATTATTACAAAAGTCCGTTACGGGTTATCAAAGCCGCTTTACGGATAAACAGATCGCGTTGGCACTGACTGTCAACGAAAATGTCACCCTGTTTGCCGATCCAAATCGACTGACACAATTATTTCACAATTTGCTGGAAAATAGCCTGCGTTACACCAGTGAGCACGGAAAAGTCATTATCCGCACCTACACCGTTCAGCAAAAATGGATATTAGATTTACAAGACAGTGCCCCCGGGCTGACGGCAGAACAATGCCAGCGTGTTTTTGAACGTTTTTATCGCAGTGAATCATCTCGTAACCGTACCAGTGGCGGCTCAGGGCTTGGGCTGGCAATTTGTTATAATATCGTTGAAGCGCATGACGGCATCATACGTGCGGAAATATCACCTTTAGGTGGTATTAAAATTCACGTAGAATTACCGCTGATTAAATCGTCTGAACTTGAGACATCGTCATTCATTTGA
- the baeR gene encoding two-component system response regulator BaeR: MSIPLTQYTVLIVEDEPKLGQLLVDYLQSANYQTQWLTRGDEVIAHVQQHQPHLILLDLMLPGLDGLSICREIRQFSDIPIVIMTAKTEEIDRLVGLEIGADDYICKPYSPREIVARVKIILRRCYHPKAIISEQSTLTIDENHFQARYSERVLELTPVEFRLLKIMSSQPGRVFSRDQLLDNLYDDHRIVNDRTIDSHIKNLRRKLEQLDEDKSFIRSIYGLGYRWEAEICRLM, encoded by the coding sequence ATGAGTATACCTCTTACACAATACACTGTTTTAATCGTTGAGGATGAACCCAAGTTGGGGCAGTTACTGGTTGATTATCTGCAATCAGCGAATTATCAGACCCAATGGCTGACACGGGGTGATGAAGTCATCGCCCATGTTCAACAACACCAACCCCATCTTATTTTGCTTGATCTGATGCTGCCCGGCCTTGATGGATTGTCGATCTGTCGGGAAATCCGTCAATTTTCAGATATTCCGATAGTCATAATGACCGCCAAAACGGAGGAAATTGATCGGCTGGTCGGATTAGAAATCGGGGCTGATGATTATATCTGCAAGCCTTACAGCCCACGAGAAATCGTCGCCAGAGTAAAAATCATCTTGCGGCGTTGCTATCACCCAAAAGCGATCATCAGTGAGCAAAGTACATTGACCATTGATGAAAACCACTTTCAGGCGCGTTATTCTGAACGCGTACTTGAACTCACTCCGGTTGAATTCCGTTTACTCAAAATTATGTCCAGCCAACCAGGGCGGGTCTTTTCCCGCGATCAGCTACTGGATAACCTCTATGACGATCATCGCATTGTGAACGACCGGACTATTGATAGCCACATTAAAAATTTACGCCGGAAGCTGGAACAATTGGATGAAGATAAATCCTTTATCCGTTCCATTTATGGTTTGGGCTATCGTTGGGAAGCCGAAATTTGCCGTTTAATGTAA
- a CDS encoding MFS transporter → MPAAIWALAIATFGIATTEFIVAGLLPEIATEFTISIPTAGYMVTSYALGVFVGAPVLILLGARIERKKMLSMLMVLFIIGNALTTFSPTFSLAIIGRIVASLTHGAFMGIGAIIAAELVAENKRTTAIALMFSGMTVANLVGIPLGTWIGKAISWRMTFAIITVIGVIALVGILKLLPKFDQNAPVSIKKELLAFTNIHVLLAMGITVLGPAAFFTTITYIAPLMINIAGFSESAITGILLILGLGFFFGNIVGGKLADNAMMPLLYSTLGLQSVVLLIFWLYGANQLIACLSLFLMAALGFATVSPIQRLVMDKAQEAGAPNLVSSVNIGFFNLGNAVGAWLGGVIIAANYSYTTLNLAGGGLAVMALLLAVISGFLDQKKRQERPKKQPQ, encoded by the coding sequence ATGCCAGCCGCTATTTGGGCCTTAGCGATAGCGACATTTGGGATTGCTACGACCGAATTTATTGTCGCTGGTTTACTTCCTGAAATCGCCACCGAATTTACTATTTCGATACCAACTGCGGGGTATATGGTAACCAGTTATGCACTGGGTGTCTTTGTCGGGGCGCCTGTTTTAATCCTATTAGGGGCGCGTATAGAACGGAAAAAAATGCTTTCCATGTTAATGGTATTATTTATTATCGGAAATGCACTGACGACTTTTTCCCCAACATTTTCTCTGGCAATTATCGGCCGAATTGTTGCTTCCCTGACTCACGGTGCTTTTATGGGCATTGGGGCTATTATCGCCGCTGAACTGGTTGCGGAAAATAAAAGAACCACGGCGATTGCATTGATGTTTAGCGGCATGACAGTGGCTAACTTGGTTGGTATTCCGTTGGGCACATGGATAGGCAAAGCAATTTCCTGGCGTATGACGTTTGCAATAATTACTGTCATTGGCGTGATTGCCTTGGTGGGAATTTTAAAATTATTACCCAAATTTGATCAAAACGCGCCGGTCAGTATTAAAAAGGAATTGTTAGCTTTTACCAATATCCATGTGCTGTTGGCGATGGGGATCACGGTTCTGGGGCCTGCCGCATTTTTTACCACGATTACCTATATTGCGCCATTGATGATCAATATTGCCGGGTTTTCTGAGAGCGCCATCACCGGGATCTTACTGATTTTGGGGTTAGGGTTTTTCTTTGGCAATATTGTTGGCGGAAAACTTGCAGATAACGCCATGATGCCATTGCTGTATTCAACGCTGGGGCTACAGTCCGTTGTTTTATTGATTTTCTGGTTGTATGGTGCCAATCAATTGATTGCCTGTTTGAGTCTATTTCTGATGGCAGCATTGGGATTTGCCACCGTATCACCGATCCAGCGTTTGGTCATGGATAAAGCCCAAGAAGCCGGAGCACCTAATCTTGTTTCTTCTGTCAATATTGGTTTTTTTAATTTAGGCAATGCAGTCGGCGCGTGGTTAGGTGGTGTGATTATCGCGGCTAATTATAGTTACACAACACTCAATTTGGCGGGAGGAGGGCTGGCGGTTATGGCGTTGTTATTAGCGGTTATTTCGGGTTTTCTCGATCAGAAAAAACGACAAGAACGGCCAAAAAAGCAGCCGCAATAA
- the thiD gene encoding bifunctional hydroxymethylpyrimidine kinase/phosphomethylpyrimidine kinase, whose product MRINSLTIAGTDPSGGAGIQADLKTFSALGAYGTAVITALVAQNTMGVQSVYHLDPRFIVTQLESVLSDVRIDSAKIGMLSNAANVTAIAKLLHCYPIPYIVLDTVMVAKGGAPLLSPEAVTEMVEQLFPLVSLITPNLPEAAAILKCDLAKTEDDMLSQGRALCAMGCQAVLLKGGHLPNEESPDWLFTPEGEWRFTATRVNTRHTHGTGCTLSAALTALRPRYSDWQSTLPVAKNYLQHALMQADSLEVGHGIGPVHHFHQWW is encoded by the coding sequence ATGAGAATTAATTCACTGACCATCGCAGGCACAGATCCTAGTGGTGGTGCCGGCATTCAAGCCGATTTAAAAACCTTTTCCGCCCTTGGTGCTTACGGTACAGCAGTGATAACTGCGTTGGTAGCGCAGAATACAATGGGCGTACAATCAGTTTATCATCTTGATCCCCGCTTTATTGTTACCCAGTTAGAATCTGTGCTTTCAGATGTCAGGATAGATAGCGCCAAAATAGGTATGCTGTCGAATGCAGCTAATGTCACTGCAATAGCAAAATTATTGCATTGTTATCCCATTCCCTACATAGTCTTGGACACCGTGATGGTGGCGAAAGGAGGAGCGCCTTTGTTATCACCTGAGGCCGTGACAGAAATGGTAGAACAACTCTTTCCTCTCGTCTCTTTGATCACGCCCAACTTACCGGAAGCCGCAGCCATATTGAAATGTGATCTTGCCAAGACCGAAGATGATATGTTATCGCAGGGACGTGCATTATGCGCAATGGGCTGTCAGGCTGTTTTGTTGAAAGGTGGACATTTGCCTAACGAAGAAAGCCCGGACTGGCTTTTTACCCCGGAAGGAGAGTGGCGTTTTACAGCGACCAGGGTTAATACCCGACATACGCATGGAACGGGTTGTACGTTGTCCGCAGCACTCACGGCATTACGTCCACGTTATTCTGATTGGCAAAGTACGTTGCCAGTGGCGAAAAACTATTTACAACATGCACTGATGCAGGCGGATAGCCTGGAAGTGGGTCATGGCATTGGTCCTGTCCACCACTTTCATCAATGGTGGTGA
- a CDS encoding amino acid permease encodes MAEQQEQQATLKRGLKNRHIQLIALGGAVGTGLFLGIAQTIQMAGPAVLLGYAIGGIIAFLIMRQLGEMVVEEPVAGSFSHFAYKYWGNFAGFLSGWNYWAMFILVGMAELTAVGVYIQYWWPDVPTWISAAIFFVLINLVNLINVRLYGETEFWFSIIKVSAIIGMIVFGSYLLISGHGGPQASITNLWQQGGFMPNGVSGLITAMAVIMFSFGGLETVGITAAEAEHPEKNIPKATNQVVYRILLFYIGSLAILLSLYPWTKVVEGGSPFVLIFHDLDNFWVANVLNVVVLTAALSVYNSGVYCNSRMLYGLAKQGNAPRILTKVNKRNVPVLSIGLSALATSMGVLVNYVMPGKAFELLMALVVTTLVINWIMICFAHLKFRAAKNKEGVKTQFQALWYPYGNYLCLVFLAFILVIILTIPPIRISVILMPFWIGVLWIGYLIARSNKARKQVN; translated from the coding sequence ATGGCAGAACAACAAGAACAACAAGCCACGCTTAAGCGTGGCTTAAAGAACAGGCATATCCAGCTTATTGCCCTTGGTGGTGCAGTAGGAACCGGATTATTTTTGGGTATTGCGCAAACGATTCAAATGGCGGGGCCTGCGGTACTGCTTGGGTATGCAATTGGTGGGATTATTGCGTTTTTGATTATGCGTCAATTGGGCGAGATGGTTGTTGAAGAGCCTGTAGCGGGATCATTTAGCCACTTTGCTTATAAATACTGGGGGAATTTTGCCGGTTTCCTGTCAGGCTGGAACTACTGGGCCATGTTTATTTTGGTTGGCATGGCTGAATTAACGGCTGTGGGGGTGTATATCCAATACTGGTGGCCGGACGTTCCCACTTGGATTTCTGCAGCAATATTTTTTGTCCTGATTAATCTTGTCAATCTCATTAATGTCCGGTTGTATGGTGAAACTGAGTTTTGGTTCTCAATTATTAAAGTCAGTGCGATCATCGGGATGATTGTTTTTGGCAGCTATTTACTGATTAGCGGTCATGGCGGTCCACAGGCAAGCATCACCAACTTATGGCAGCAGGGCGGTTTTATGCCAAATGGGGTTTCTGGCTTGATTACGGCGATGGCAGTGATCATGTTTTCATTTGGTGGGCTGGAAACCGTGGGTATCACAGCCGCAGAAGCAGAGCATCCCGAAAAAAATATTCCCAAAGCAACCAATCAGGTTGTTTATCGAATATTGCTGTTTTATATCGGCTCACTGGCTATTTTATTGTCGCTATATCCGTGGACGAAAGTGGTAGAAGGTGGTAGTCCTTTTGTTTTGATTTTTCATGATCTGGATAATTTTTGGGTAGCAAATGTCCTGAATGTCGTGGTACTCACGGCGGCATTGTCGGTTTATAACAGTGGTGTGTATTGTAACAGCCGGATGCTGTATGGTTTGGCTAAACAAGGTAATGCTCCCCGTATACTCACAAAAGTAAACAAACGTAATGTGCCTGTTTTATCCATTGGCTTATCAGCGTTGGCAACTTCAATGGGGGTCTTGGTTAACTATGTGATGCCCGGTAAAGCCTTTGAGCTGTTGATGGCGTTAGTGGTCACGACGTTAGTTATTAACTGGATTATGATCTGTTTTGCGCACTTGAAATTCCGTGCCGCCAAAAATAAAGAAGGTGTTAAAACTCAGTTTCAGGCACTGTGGTATCCCTATGGAAATTACCTGTGTTTGGTATTCCTGGCGTTCATTCTTGTCATTATTTTGACGATCCCCCCTATTCGTATCTCGGTTATTTTGATGCCGTTTTGGATTGGTGTTTTATGGATCGGGTACTTGATCGCTCGATCAAACAAAGCCAGGAAACAGGTAAACTAG
- a CDS encoding alanine/glycine:cation symporter family protein, which produces MTDLINFANNILWDYVLIYLLLGVGLYFTLRSGLIQLRHFGHMFSVLRKSKKSDSSGISSFQALCTSLAARVGTGNLAGVAIAITAGGPGAIFWMWVVAFIGMATAFVESTLAQLYKTKDDQGNYRGGPAYYMEKGLKKRWMGVLFSFFLIIAFGLVFNAVQANSIAEAAAFAFHIKPVYVGIVLVIISGTIIFGGLRSIARVAELVVPFMASAYFILALWVVGHNIERIPEVFALIFKSAFGLQEAVAGTLGYGVAQAMMQGVQRGLFSNEAGMGSAPNAAASASPYPPHPASQGYVQMLGVFMDTIVICSATAVIILSSGVLNENVTAISGIELTQRALSSAVGHWGTMFVAIAIFFFAFTSIIANYAYAESNMIFLERNHTAGLFILRLAALGMVMFGTLAEVPLVWNMANLSMACMAIVNLIAILLLSGIAMKLAKDYNQQRKSGKLPTFNINDYPEIQQQVEKGIWDDNVLHNGEKSQS; this is translated from the coding sequence TTGACGGATCTGATTAACTTCGCTAACAACATTCTTTGGGACTACGTACTAATATATCTACTTCTTGGGGTCGGTCTCTATTTCACACTGCGTTCTGGTCTTATACAACTTCGTCATTTTGGCCACATGTTTTCAGTCCTGAGAAAGAGTAAAAAGTCAGATAGTTCTGGCATTTCATCTTTTCAGGCTTTATGTACCAGTCTTGCTGCTCGTGTAGGAACCGGGAACTTAGCAGGGGTTGCCATTGCCATTACGGCCGGCGGGCCAGGTGCTATTTTCTGGATGTGGGTAGTTGCATTTATTGGTATGGCAACGGCCTTTGTGGAAAGCACGCTTGCCCAGTTGTACAAGACGAAAGACGATCAAGGAAATTATCGCGGTGGCCCAGCCTACTATATGGAAAAAGGGTTGAAGAAGCGATGGATGGGCGTGCTGTTTTCATTCTTTCTGATTATCGCGTTTGGTCTTGTATTCAATGCTGTTCAGGCAAATTCAATTGCGGAAGCGGCTGCCTTTGCCTTTCATATCAAACCAGTTTATGTCGGTATAGTCTTAGTCATTATTAGTGGCACAATTATTTTCGGCGGGTTGCGCTCTATCGCCAGAGTCGCGGAATTAGTTGTACCGTTTATGGCCTCTGCTTATTTTATATTGGCGCTTTGGGTTGTTGGTCACAATATTGAACGCATTCCAGAGGTCTTTGCATTAATTTTCAAAAGTGCTTTTGGCCTTCAGGAGGCAGTCGCCGGAACATTAGGTTACGGTGTTGCTCAGGCAATGATGCAAGGGGTTCAACGCGGATTATTTTCGAATGAAGCGGGAATGGGTTCTGCACCTAATGCGGCTGCATCGGCCTCTCCCTATCCTCCACATCCAGCCTCTCAGGGGTATGTACAGATGTTGGGGGTATTTATGGATACTATCGTTATCTGTAGTGCAACGGCTGTGATTATCCTTTCTTCCGGCGTCCTTAACGAAAATGTGACTGCAATCAGCGGAATTGAATTGACTCAGCGTGCATTGTCATCCGCGGTTGGGCATTGGGGAACCATGTTTGTTGCCATTGCCATTTTCTTCTTCGCTTTTACCTCGATTATTGCTAATTACGCCTACGCCGAAAGTAACATGATATTCTTAGAACGTAACCATACTGCGGGTTTATTTATTCTGCGGTTGGCGGCGTTGGGAATGGTTATGTTTGGTACATTGGCAGAAGTCCCTCTGGTTTGGAATATGGCGAATCTATCAATGGCATGTATGGCGATTGTTAACCTGATTGCCATCCTTCTCTTGTCAGGTATCGCAATGAAGCTGGCGAAAGATTATAACCAGCAGAGGAAATCAGGAAAGTTGCCAACGTTTAATATCAACGATTATCCCGAGATTCAACAGCAAGTTGAGAAAGGTATTTGGGATGATAACGTATTGCATAACGGTGAGAAGAGTCAAAGCTGA
- the cspE gene encoding transcription antiterminator/RNA stability regulator CspE encodes MAKITGTVKWFNESKGFGFITPANGSKDVFVHFSAIVKDGFKTLSEGQQVEFEIQEGPKGPAAANVSAL; translated from the coding sequence ATGGCAAAAATCACTGGTACTGTGAAGTGGTTCAACGAGTCTAAAGGTTTTGGTTTTATTACCCCTGCGAATGGTAGCAAAGATGTATTTGTACATTTTTCTGCAATTGTGAAAGATGGGTTTAAAACATTATCTGAAGGCCAACAAGTTGAGTTTGAAATTCAGGAAGGCCCGAAAGGTCCTGCTGCTGCAAACGTTTCAGCTTTATAG